The DNA segment AGCTCGACAACAAACACGTGATTTTGTGTCATATTGCGGGCAAGATGAGGATGCATTATATAAAAATAATGCCGGGGGACCGCGTAAAGGTGGAACTAACGCCTTACAGTCTGGATAAGGGTAGGATAATTTACCGACATAAGTAAATTAAAAGCTAAATTTGGCTATACTCAGCCCTTTGCGACAAATTGCTGTATGAAGAATTGTTTTCAAAGCCCACCACTTGTTTTGAAAATAGTTGGTTTAAAATTTCGTTAAACCTGATGCAGCCTAAAAGTGGAATAAATTTTTAGGAGACTAGAATGAAAGTTCGTCCTTCTGTAAAGAAGATGTGTGACAAGTGCAAAATTGTCAAGCGCCAAGGCGTAGTTCGCATAATCTGCGAAAATCCAAAACATAAACAAAGACAAGGATAAAGCATGGCACGTATCGCAGGTGTGGATTTACCAAAGAAAAAGAGAATCGAATACGGTTTGACCTATATTTACGGTATCGGTCTTCACAAATCTCGTCAAATTTTGGATGCTACCAAAATTTCTTACGATAAAAGAGTAAACGATCTAACCGAAGATGAAGCTGCGGCTATCCGCAAAGAGATCCAAGAGAACCACGTGGTGGAAGGCGACCTTAGAAAAAGCGTCGCTATGGATATCAAGGCTCTTATGGATCTAGGAAGCTACCGCGGCCTAAGACACAGAAAAGGTCTTCCGGTGCGCGGTCAGAAGACTAAAACAAACGCTAGAACTAGAAAAGGCAAGCGCAAAACAGTCGGCGCTGCGACTAAATAAGGATAGGCGATGGCAAAAAGAAAAGTAGTTAAAAAGAAAATTGTAAGAAAAAGTATCGCTAAAGGTATCGTTTATATAAGCGCGACTTTTAACAATACTATGGTAACGGTTACCGATGAGATGGGAAATGCTATCGCTTGGAGCAGTGCTGGCGGACTAGGCTTTAAAGGAAGTAAAAAATCAACTCCTTACGCAGCCCAACAAGCAGTCGAAGACGCTCTAGCTAAAGCAAAAGAGCACGGCATAAAAGAAGTAGGCATAAAAGTGCAAGGTCCTGGCAGCGGCAGAGAGACCGCAGTCAAGAGCGTAGGCGCGGTAGAGGGCATAAAAGTAACGTTTTTAAAAGATATAACTCCGCTTCCGCATAATGGTTGCAGACCGCCGAAACGCCGCCGCGTATAATTAGAAATTTAGGAGAATTATTATGGCTAGATATAGAGGACCCGTTGAAAAATTAGAAAGAAGACTCGGCGTTAGTTTGGCGCTAAAAGGCGAGCGTCGCTTGGCAGGTAAAAGCGCGCTTGACAAAAGGCCTTACGCTCCGGGACAACACGGACAAAGAAGAAGCAAGATAAGCGAATACGGCTTGCAGCTCCGCGAAAAACAAAAAGCTAAATTTATGTACGGCATTAGCGAGAAGCAATTCCGCCGCTTATTCCAAGAGGCCGCTCGCCGCGAGGGAAATACCGGTGCGCTTTTGGTGCAGCTTTTGGAGCAAAGACTAGATAACGTAGTTTATAGGATGGGCTTTGCGACGACTCGCCGCTTCGCTCGCCAGTTAGTTACTCACGGACATATTTTGGTAAACGGCAAGAGAGTGGATATTCCTTCCTATAGAGTTCAAGCTGGCGCTAAAGTAGAGGTTATCGAAAAATCTAAAAACAATCCGCAAATCGTTCGCGCGATCGATCTTACGGCGCAAACCGGCATCGTAGCTTGGGTCGACGTCGAAAAAGATAAAAAATTCGGAATTTTCACAAGAACTCCGGAAAGGGAAGAAGTCGTCATTCCTGTCGAGGAAAGATTCATAGTAGAGCTTTATTCGAAATAATAAGGGGTATAACGATGAGAAAAATTACCACATCAGCTTATATGCCTACCGAAATTTCAGTAGAGAGTATAAGCGAGAATGTCGCCAGAATAACCGCGTATCCGTTTGAGACGGGTTATGCGGTCACTTTGGCTCATCCGCTAAGACGACTTTTATATAGCAGCACGGTTGGATTTGCGGCTACGGGCGTCAAGATTGAAGGCGTATCTCACGAATTTGATTCGATGAGAGGCATGCTCGAGGACGTAGCGCAGTTTATTATAAATTTAAAAAACATCCGTTTTAAGTTAAAAAACGAGTCTGAGCGCGAAGTGGTCGAGTATTCGTTTAAAGGTCCGAAAGAGATAAAAGCCGGCGATCTAAAAAGCGATGTCGTAGATATCGTAAATCCGGACGCCTATCTCGCGACCATAAACGAGGACGCGGAGCTTAAATTTTCCGTAATCATCCAAAAGGGTATCGGATACGTCCCGAGCGAAGAGATAAGAGGCGATACCGAAGAGGGCTATATAGCTCTTGATGCGTTCTTTACGCCCGTTAAAAAAGCAGTTTACGAGCTAGTAAACGTTCTAGTCGAGGACAATCCCGATTATGAGAAGATTATTTTCACGGTTACGACGGACGGGCAAGTGGGCGCTATAGAGGCGTTTAAACACGCTATCGAGGCGATGTATCAGCAGATGTCGGTGTTTAAAGGGGTTTTAAATATCGATATTTCGGCAGGCCTAAACGCCCAAACTTCCGGCAGCGAGCACGCGAAGTTGCTACAAAGCGTAGAAGAGCTAAATTTGAGCGCTAGAAGCTTTAACTGCCTCGATAAAGCCGAGATTAGATTTATCGGTGAGCTTGCTTTGATGGATGAAAACGAGCTAAAAGAGCTTAAAAATTTAGGTAAAAAATCTCTCGAAGAGATCAAAGCTGTTATGCAAGAGATCGGATATCCGGTCGGCGGCGACTTAGGCGGCGGCAAAGAGCAACTCAAGAAAAAAATCGCCGACCTAAAATCACAAATGAGTGCAAAAGAGTAAAAGGAACATAAATGAGACACGGTCACGGATACAGAAAACTAGGTAGGACGTCGGCTCACCGCTCGGCTCTACTTAAAAATTTAGCTATCGCTATCATCAAAAGCGAAAAGATAGAGACGACCTTGCCTAAGGCAAAAGAGTTAAGAAGCTATATCGAAAAGCTAATCACTAGAGCGAGAAAAGGCGATAGCAACGCTCACAGAGCGGTTTTTGCCAGCTTGCAGGATAAAGAAACTACGAATAAGCTAGTAACCGAGCTTGCTCCGAAATTCGTAGGCAAAAACGGCGGATATACGCGCATCGTTAAGACTCGCGTTCGCCGAGGCGATGCTGCCGAGATGGCTTATATCGAGCTAATCAAAGAATAATTTTTAGAGAGCTTCGGCTCTCTTTTTCAAGTCCTTTCATCCGCACCATCCAAAACTCCCTAAAATACGATTTTACAAGACTTAAGCTTTCAAAAGGTAACCCGATGGGTAACCCAAGCTTCTACTTTTATTTTTCCACATTA comes from the Campylobacter rectus genome and includes:
- a CDS encoding DNA-directed RNA polymerase subunit alpha — its product is MRKITTSAYMPTEISVESISENVARITAYPFETGYAVTLAHPLRRLLYSSTVGFAATGVKIEGVSHEFDSMRGMLEDVAQFIINLKNIRFKLKNESEREVVEYSFKGPKEIKAGDLKSDVVDIVNPDAYLATINEDAELKFSVIIQKGIGYVPSEEIRGDTEEGYIALDAFFTPVKKAVYELVNVLVEDNPDYEKIIFTVTTDGQVGAIEAFKHAIEAMYQQMSVFKGVLNIDISAGLNAQTSGSEHAKLLQSVEELNLSARSFNCLDKAEIRFIGELALMDENELKELKNLGKKSLEEIKAVMQEIGYPVGGDLGGGKEQLKKKIADLKSQMSAKE
- the rpmJ gene encoding 50S ribosomal protein L36, which translates into the protein MKVRPSVKKMCDKCKIVKRQGVVRIICENPKHKQRQG
- the rpsK gene encoding 30S ribosomal protein S11; protein product: MAKRKVVKKKIVRKSIAKGIVYISATFNNTMVTVTDEMGNAIAWSSAGGLGFKGSKKSTPYAAQQAVEDALAKAKEHGIKEVGIKVQGPGSGRETAVKSVGAVEGIKVTFLKDITPLPHNGCRPPKRRRV
- the rpsD gene encoding 30S ribosomal protein S4; amino-acid sequence: MARYRGPVEKLERRLGVSLALKGERRLAGKSALDKRPYAPGQHGQRRSKISEYGLQLREKQKAKFMYGISEKQFRRLFQEAARREGNTGALLVQLLEQRLDNVVYRMGFATTRRFARQLVTHGHILVNGKRVDIPSYRVQAGAKVEVIEKSKNNPQIVRAIDLTAQTGIVAWVDVEKDKKFGIFTRTPEREEVVIPVEERFIVELYSK
- the infA gene encoding translation initiation factor IF-1 codes for the protein MAKDDVIEIDGNVIEALPNATFKVELDNKHVILCHIAGKMRMHYIKIMPGDRVKVELTPYSLDKGRIIYRHK
- the rpsM gene encoding 30S ribosomal protein S13 — translated: MARIAGVDLPKKKRIEYGLTYIYGIGLHKSRQILDATKISYDKRVNDLTEDEAAAIRKEIQENHVVEGDLRKSVAMDIKALMDLGSYRGLRHRKGLPVRGQKTKTNARTRKGKRKTVGAATK
- the rplQ gene encoding 50S ribosomal protein L17; the protein is MRHGHGYRKLGRTSAHRSALLKNLAIAIIKSEKIETTLPKAKELRSYIEKLITRARKGDSNAHRAVFASLQDKETTNKLVTELAPKFVGKNGGYTRIVKTRVRRGDAAEMAYIELIKE